TAATTGTTTTCTGGAAATCTCTTTCTCCATTCTAATTACTCCTAGAATGCTCGCAAGGGTATCTTGGTGGAAACTTTTCGTCTCTCAAAAACGGCGAAATCCGGGGAAAAAAACGGCTTTCTTTCCGAAACTTTCCCCTTAGGCTTGGAAAATTCTTCCCGGTAGTAGCTCGGATTTGAAACCCTCGTCAGATGATTTTATAGTGAAGATGTTGGAACCGACAAAGGAACAAAAAACGGCTAACCTCCAGACCGAGACGGATCGAATCCTAATTCTGGACGATGCGCCGGAAAATTGCCTGCTTGTAGAGAGAATCCTAAAGAAAGCGGGCTATTCGGATGTGGTCTCCACTCAATCTCCGGAGACGGCCTTGGAATGGTTGGGTTTGTCCGGCAATCCTGAGAACCAAAAAGATATTTCCCTTCTTCTCTTGGATATACTCTTGCCCGGGGGGATGAACGGTCTGGATATTCTCAAGACCTTGGGATCTAAGGAAGAATTCGCCGATCTCCCCGTAATCATTATCACCGCCATTCATGACACTCAAACTTTGGAGTCCGCTTTCGACTTGGGAGCGGTGGATTATGTAACGAAGCCTTTCGATGCAAACGAACTCAGAGCCAGAGTTCGCTCTGCTTTGAGACTGAGGCACGAGATGCTCCAAAGAAAGCAGAGAGAAAAGGATCTGGAAGAAATCACGGACAAACTTTCGGAAGCCTATCAGACATTACTTCGGGTTTCCCGTACGGACGGACTTTCCGGAATCTGGAACAGAAGATTCTTCGACGAAATCCTGGAAGTGGAATGGAAGAGATCTTGCAGAGGATCCAAGCCTATTTCTCTACTTCTATTGGATATAGATTATTTTAAGAAATACAACGATACTTACGGACACCAAGCGGGAGACGAATGTATCCGCAAAGTGGCCGGCGTCCTAAAAAATACCGCAAGAAGGGCGGGGGATTTTCCGGCCAGATACGGCGGGGAAGAATTTGCGATCATTCTTCCGGAAACGGATTCGGGAAAGGCACTCGTAGTCGCAGAAACGATTCGAGCAAGAGTCCAGGATCTGAAGATCTCCCACGAAGCGTCGGACGTTTCTCCTTTCGTTTCCGTGAGTATTGGAATCGCCTCCACGGTTCCCGATAAAAAAAGCAATCATCTGGACAAGCTTTTGGAAGAATCGGATAAGGCCTTGTACCGTTCCAAAGAATCCGGAAGAAACAAGGTCACCGTTTACTCCGACTAACTGCGTTCCTATACTTTCCTCTCCTAGTTTGTAATCGACTTCCATTTCCTTCTGTCCGAAGATGGGCCCGAGGAATCATGCCTACCGAATTCGAAAGAAGAAAGATCCAAGCCAACGGTTTGGAGTTCGAGGTCTTGAAATTGGGTCGGGGTAAGAACCTGGGCCTTTTTCTACACGGCTTTCCCGACGACGCCAGATCCTTTTTACCGTTGATGGAAAAATTCTCGTCTGAGGATTTCACTTGTTATGCTCCTTTCTTAAGAGGCTATTCCAAGGGTTCCGTTCCGGAAGAATGGAAATCCGGGAAGAATAGAACCGTTTCGATCGCGGATTTGGCCGAAGATCTTGATTCTCTTTTGGAAAGAATCAAGCTAAAGGAAAAGCCGGATAAGGTTCTTGTCCTAGGGCATGACTGGGGAAGTATTGCCGCTTACGGACTCGCCAATCTTTCTCCCAGTTCTTTCGATATCTTAGCTACCGTTTCCGTACCTCCCTTGCCTGTTTTTCTCAAGAATCTATTCTTACATCCTTCTCAACTTTTACGGAGTTGGTACATTCTGTATTTCCAATTGAGGTTGGGTATTCCGGAGAGATCCATTCTGGAAGGAAACCTATTGCGAAAGCTTTGGAAAGATTGGAGTCCGAATTGGGCGATCCCGGAGGAAAGATTTAGGGAAGTAGGACAGAATCTAAAGGATGAGGAAATTTTAGGGACGGCTCTCGGTTATTATAGAGGGTTACTCACTCCCGATTCCTTTCGGGATTGGAATCGAAGTAGGGAATTGGTGTTTAGAAAGATTTCTCTTCCTTCAGTGATTCTTTCCGGAGACAGAGACGGTTGTATCGATAAGGATATGTTTGAAGGTTTGGAAACTTCTTTCCGAGCTCCTTTCGAGTTCCATATAGTTTCCCGGTCGGGTCATTTCCTTCCCTTAGAGAATCCGGACAAAGTCTTTTCCATCGTTCTGGATTTTTGGAAAAGATACTCTTGAGAGCGACTTGAGTCCGATTCTTCTTCTAAAATCTGCAAATCAGGCGGATTTTTCCCTGATTTCGTCATTTTTTTTCTCGAAATGGAAATTTGTTTGCGTTGCACTAAGTCTCATCTGTTAATACACGATAAGATAGAAAGAGCAAGTACAATGGCTATATTGGACAAAATCGTACAGGAGTTTAAGAATCGTTTCTTCGAAACGGTTAAGGTTCCCGTACAAGTTCATTCTTCTTCCGGAGATTTTCCCGCAACTTGGGAAGGGATCGAGGGGACCGCTTTAAGTTTTACCTTGGATCGTTTCCATCCGGAACCGGAAGGAATGAATGCGATCATAGAAATCAAGGTCCCGTTTTGGAAGGACCCTTTATTATTCTCGGGAAAGCTTTTGGATAAAAAGGTGGTTCGTTCCAAATCTCCGGAAAGAATTACGGATACCGTTTTGGTTTTCGAATCTGAACTTTCGGATTTTCTAAAGAAGAATCTCCCAAAGATAGATCTAAACCCAAAGCCCAAGAAATAATCCTATTTCTTGGGTAGGTCGATCTCCAGAATCATGGCGGCATGATCGGAGATCACCGGGTCCTTCTTCACTTCCAGTTTTTTTAATTTTCCTTTTAGTTCGGGAGTTACGAAGAAATAATCGATTCTCCATCCCTTATTATTGCCTCTGGCTCCCGCGCGAAAAGTCCACCAGGTATATTCCTGTTTTTCAGGATACAATTGTCGAAAGCTGTCTACCCATCCGGTTTCCAAAAATTTAGAAACCCAGGCTCTTTCCTCAGGTAAGAAGCCGCTATTCTTCGCGTTGCCTTTAGGATCGTGTATGTCTCTTTCCGTATGCGCTATGTTTACGTCTCCGCATAGTATCAGATTGGGATGTTTCTTTTTTAACTTCGTGGCAAGTTTCAGGAACTCGTCCAGGAATCTCATTTTAGCGGCTTGGCGGATGTCGCCCGTTGTTCCGGAAGGAAAGTAAACCGTCCAAATCGCATAAGAGTCGAATTCCGCCAGAACGCTACGACCTTCGCGGTCGAATTCTTCCACTCCGATCCCGTAGGTAATCTTTTTAGGTTCTTTTTTGGTCCAGAGTCCGACTCCCGAGTATCCCTTCTTTTCGGCGGAATGGAAATAGGCCTTGTATCCGAGCTGGTCCCAAATCTCCGAAGAGAGTTGGTCCGGTTGAGCCTTAGTCTCCTGGAAACATACGAAATCCGGCTTTTCGGAGGAGAGCAGATCTCCCAAGCCTTTTCCCCAGGCGGATCGAATCCCGTTGCAATTTAAACAAAAAACTTTCATAAGCGTTCGAAACCAACCCAGGATTTTCGGGATGCGAAGTCCGGGCAAAGAAAAAAAATGTCCTTATGGGCATTCGCATCCGAGAAGTGGACCGATCCTTCGATTTCGAACCCGTTTTGCAGAGGGCAAAACAGGATTTGACCGAGACAAGCCGCCTCGTTGGGCCGATCCTTGAATCGGTCCGAACGGAGGGAGACAAGGCCCTCCGGGAATTCACTCTTCGTTTCGATAAACTGGAGCCAAGTTCCTTCTATCATCCGGTTTCGGAATGGAAGGGATCCATAGACTCCGAGCTCCGTTCCGCTTTGGAAAAAGCCAAGCAAAACATCGTAGAATTTCATAAAGCCCAACTTCCTAAGGATCTGGACGTGACCGTTTCCGGAAATAAATTAGGAATTCGTTATACTCCCATCGAATCCGTTTCAGTTTACGCTCCCGGCGGAAAGGCGTTATATCCTTCCACCATTCTTATGGGTGTGATACCGGCAAAGATTGCAGGAGTGAAACACGTGCAGATCGTCACTCCTCCCCAAAAGGAAGGGATCCCAGATGGTTTATTTGCCGCGGCTAAGATTGCCGGTGCGGATGCGATCGTCACCGTGGGTGGAGCCCAAGGTATCGCCGCAGCCGCTTATGGAACGCAAACCGTTCCCCGTTCCGAGTTTGTGATCGGACCCGGAAATAAATTCGTCACTGCCGCTAAGATTCTATTAAGCGGACAAGGCCAGATAGGAATCGATAGCCCTGCCGGTCCGAGCGAGGTACTCGTGATCGCGGACGATTCCGCAAATCCGAATTGGGTGGCCGCCGATCTTCTTTCCCAAGCGGAACACGGAGAGGACTCCGCCGCAATCCTTTGTACGGACTCCATGGAGTTCGCAAAAAAGGTGGCGGATGAAATCGAGAAGGCGTTCATAGAAAGACCTAAGCGTTCCGAAATCAAGAAAGCTTCGATAGAGAACGAGAGCTGGATATTCGTTTTTCCTAATTTAGAAGAATGTGTGGAATTCTCTAATCGTTACGCTCCCGAACATTTGGAAATTCAGACTAGAAATTTTTCGGATCTTTTCCGGAAGATCCGCCATGCGG
This sequence is a window from Leptospira wolffii serovar Khorat str. Khorat-H2. Protein-coding genes within it:
- a CDS encoding alpha/beta fold hydrolase; this encodes MPTEFERRKIQANGLEFEVLKLGRGKNLGLFLHGFPDDARSFLPLMEKFSSEDFTCYAPFLRGYSKGSVPEEWKSGKNRTVSIADLAEDLDSLLERIKLKEKPDKVLVLGHDWGSIAAYGLANLSPSSFDILATVSVPPLPVFLKNLFLHPSQLLRSWYILYFQLRLGIPERSILEGNLLRKLWKDWSPNWAIPEERFREVGQNLKDEEILGTALGYYRGLLTPDSFRDWNRSRELVFRKISLPSVILSGDRDGCIDKDMFEGLETSFRAPFEFHIVSRSGHFLPLENPDKVFSIVLDFWKRYS
- a CDS encoding diguanylate cyclase — protein: MLEPTKEQKTANLQTETDRILILDDAPENCLLVERILKKAGYSDVVSTQSPETALEWLGLSGNPENQKDISLLLLDILLPGGMNGLDILKTLGSKEEFADLPVIIITAIHDTQTLESAFDLGAVDYVTKPFDANELRARVRSALRLRHEMLQRKQREKDLEEITDKLSEAYQTLLRVSRTDGLSGIWNRRFFDEILEVEWKRSCRGSKPISLLLLDIDYFKKYNDTYGHQAGDECIRKVAGVLKNTARRAGDFPARYGGEEFAIILPETDSGKALVVAETIRARVQDLKISHEASDVSPFVSVSIGIASTVPDKKSNHLDKLLEESDKALYRSKESGRNKVTVYSD
- a CDS encoding exodeoxyribonuclease III codes for the protein MKVFCLNCNGIRSAWGKGLGDLLSSEKPDFVCFQETKAQPDQLSSEIWDQLGYKAYFHSAEKKGYSGVGLWTKKEPKKITYGIGVEEFDREGRSVLAEFDSYAIWTVYFPSGTTGDIRQAAKMRFLDEFLKLATKLKKKHPNLILCGDVNIAHTERDIHDPKGNAKNSGFLPEERAWVSKFLETGWVDSFRQLYPEKQEYTWWTFRAGARGNNKGWRIDYFFVTPELKGKLKKLEVKKDPVISDHAAMILEIDLPKK
- the hisD gene encoding histidinol dehydrogenase translates to MGIRIREVDRSFDFEPVLQRAKQDLTETSRLVGPILESVRTEGDKALREFTLRFDKLEPSSFYHPVSEWKGSIDSELRSALEKAKQNIVEFHKAQLPKDLDVTVSGNKLGIRYTPIESVSVYAPGGKALYPSTILMGVIPAKIAGVKHVQIVTPPQKEGIPDGLFAAAKIAGADAIVTVGGAQGIAAAAYGTQTVPRSEFVIGPGNKFVTAAKILLSGQGQIGIDSPAGPSEVLVIADDSANPNWVAADLLSQAEHGEDSAAILCTDSMEFAKKVADEIEKAFIERPKRSEIKKASIENESWIFVFPNLEECVEFSNRYAPEHLEIQTRNFSDLFRKIRHAGSVFLGPYSPVAMGDYISGTNHILPTAGGSRIYSSLGVMTFLKRVTYQEVTRESLADLYPYVKTLSEFEGLDEEHGNSVKVRLPKEGEK